One Phoenix dactylifera cultivar Barhee BC4 chromosome 8, palm_55x_up_171113_PBpolish2nd_filt_p, whole genome shotgun sequence genomic window carries:
- the LOC103697633 gene encoding G-type lectin S-receptor-like serine/threonine-protein kinase At2g19130 — protein MFLEREMAIIRLLFTALLLLPFFLFFSSSAKLHTAADTLSQSQSLSGDQTLVSKGGNFEFGFFSPGNSHKYYVGIWYKKVSKQTVVWVANREKPVSNASASELKLSEDGGNLVLLDSKNQIWSSNSTSTASNSTIAVLLDNGNLILKDEHGSHLFWQSFDHPTNAWLPGAKLGYDKLNKVDRFLTSWRNLEDPSPGPFSVEISPDGISQFYFLANRTRQYFTTGVWDGQIFSAIPEMRSNYFFNFSYAADKNVNYFSYYVRDASSISNFMLDFTGRMIRQQWDPATEEWALYCSLPRDPCDVYALCGSFSSCRNYSSPSCECLQGFEPLSMEEWNLGDHTRGCARKTSLRCDGNDGFVRLSDVQLPTNPESLAANSTEECESTCLNNCSCVAYSYDTKCLMWNRGFLGLKKLSVGSNNDEMLGVLYLRLAGSELVRPKSEKARTVALISSVAGLVLITSLVSVLIWRFWRKPALGVPEAARGFLVPFDYKDIKRATKDFSEKLGQGSFGAVFKGILPDSTVIAVKKLEGVRQGEKQFRMEVSTIGMIHHVNLVRLLGFCSEGDRRLLVYDYIPRGSLDSCLFRSSSEILDWNQRYQVALGTARGLAYLHEKCRECIMHCDIKPENILLDMNMCPKIADFGMAKLLSHEFSRVLTSMRGTLGYLAPEWLTGSAITPKADVYTYGLMLLEIISGRRNTDRTKDGEFVYFPLWAAIKVNEGDVLCLLDQKLEGDADAEELSRACKIACWCIQDQETSRPTMGHVVQQLEGVLDMGMPPIPRLLQKLSTDGFNSTLSTG, from the coding sequence ATGTTCTTGGAGAGAGAGATGGCTATCATCAGACTCTTGTTCACCGCTCTTCTGTTGCTTCctttctttctgttcttctCCTCCAGTGCCAAACTCCATACTGCTGCTGACACCCTCTCTCAAAGTCAATCTCTCTCTGGGGACCAGACCTTGGTGTCCAAGGGTGGCAACTTCGAATTTGGTTTCTTCTCCCCAGGTAACTCCCATAAGTATTACGTAGGCATCTGGTATAAGAAGGTCTCCAAGCAAACTGTTGTTTGGGTGGCGAATAGGGAGAAACCTGTCTCGAATGCTTCAGCTTCAGAGCTGAAGCTATCTGAAGATGGCGGCAATCTAGTCCTCTTGGACTCCAAAAACCAAATCTGGTCATCCAATTCGACCTCCACTGCTTCAAACTCCACGATCGCAGTGCTGCTTGACAACGGTAATCTCATCTTAAAAGATGAGCACGGTTCTCATCTTTTCTGGCAGAGCTTTGATCACCCAACAAACGCATGGCTCCCCGGAGCAAAGCTGGGGTATGACAAGCTCAACAAAGTGGACCGATTCCTCACCTCGTGGAGGAATTTGGAAGATCCTTCACCCGGCCCGTTCTCTGTCGAGATCAGCCCGGATGGCATCAGCCAGTTCTACTTTCTGGCTAACAGGACTCGACAGTACTTCACTACTGGGGTTTGGGATGGGCAAATATTTAGTGCGATCCCAGAAATGAGATCGAACTACTTCTTCAACTTCAGCTATGCTGCCGACAAGAACGTGAACTACTTCAGTTATTATGTCCGCGACGCTTCTTCTATCTCGAACTTCATGTTGGATTTCACAGGCCGCATGATACGGCAGCAATGGGACCCTGCTACTGAGGAGTGGGCATTGTATTGCTCGCTTCCAAGGGATCCATGCGATGTTTATGCTCTTTGCGGGTCCTTCAGCAGCTGCCGCAACTACAGCTCTCCCTCCTGCGAGTGTTTGCAAGGCTTTGAGCCTCTGTCCATGGAAGAATGGAATTTAGGCGACCACACCAGAGGCTGTGCTAGAAAAACATCTCTGCGGTGCGATGGAAATGATGGATTCGTGAGGTTATCCGATGTGCAGCTGCCCACTAATCCTGAATCCTTAGCAGCCAACAGCACCGAAGAGTGCGAATCCACTTGCCTGAACAATTGCTCATGTGTCGCTTATTCTTATGATACCAAGTGTTTGATGTGGAACAGGGGTTTTCTCGGCCTTAAAAAACTGTCTGTTGGTTCTAATAATGATGAAATGTTGGGAGTTCTTTATCTTCGGCTTGCTGGTTCCGAGTTGGTGAGGCCTAAATCTGAGAAGGCGAGGACTGTGGCTCTCATTAGTTCTGTGGCAGGTCTTGTTCTTATCACCAGCCTTGTTTCGGTGTTGATCTGGAGATTCTGGAGGAAACCTGCCCTTGGAGTTCCTGAGGCAGCTCGAGGTTTTCTGGTTCCATTTGATTACAAAGATATAAAGAGGGCCACCAAGGATTTCTCCGAGAAGCTCGGGCAAGGAAGTTTTGGGGCTGTGTTCAAGGGAATTTTGCCGGACTCGACTGTCATAGCTGTCAAGAAACTTGAAGGTGTCAGGCAAGGGGAGAAGCAGTTCAGGATGGAAGTGAGCACGATCGGGATGATTCACCATGTCAATCTAGTCCGTCTCCTCGGGTTCTGCTCTGAGGGTGACAGAAGGCTACTGGTTTATGATTACATACCCAGGGGTTCGTTAGATTCGTGTTTGTTCAGAAGTAGCTCTGAGATCTTAGACTGGAATCAGCGGTACCAAGTTGCACTGGGGACTGCGAGAGGCTTAGCTTATCTGCATGAGAAATGTAGAGAATGCATCATGCACTGCGATATCAAGCCTGAGAATATACTTCTAGATATGAATATGTGTCCGAAGATTGCAGACTTCGGTATGGCAAAGCTCCTTAGCCATGAATTTAGCCGAGTGCTGACAAGCATGAGAGGAACTTTAGGCTATCTAGCTCCAGAATGGCTCACAGGCTCTGCCATCACTCCAAAAGCCGATGTTTATACCTATGGATTGATgctccttgagataatctcaGGCAGGCGAAACACAGACAGAACCAAAGATGGAGAATTTGTGTACTTCCCTCTCTGGGCTGCAATCAAAGTGAATGAAGGGGATGTTCTTTGCTTACTAGATCAGAAGTTGGAGGGCGATGCCGATGCAGAAGAGCTTAGTCGAGCTTGCAAAATTGCTTGCTGGTGTATTCAGGATCAGGAGACCAGTAGACCGACAATGGGACACGTGGTTCAGCAATTGGAGGGAGTTTTAGATATGGGAATGCCTCCGATCCCTAGGTTGCTTCAGAAACTTTCCACGGATGGCTTCAACAGCACCTTGTCTACAGGGTAA